The DNA segment AGCGGCGGCGAATAGCATCTAATTTGGTGCGATCGCTAGGCTCGCTAGCAGAGCGCCCTGAACTTTGGTTATAAAGGTCGCGCAGACTTCTTTCGGACGTTGCCACCCTTACCTGGTAAGCAGCCCGCATCTCCTCGTAGATTGCCCTTGGTAAAACTCCTGCCTTGAGCAGGCTATCCAACTCATCCTGAGCAGCTTTAGAAGCAATCAATTGAATTTGTAATTTTTCAGCCTGTTGCCTAATACTTGAAACCTTGGACAGCTTCAATCCCTTGATCAGCCAGGGTAGGATTAACCCTTGTCCTACCAGGGAGAACAGTACTGCGCCAAAGACCAGAGTAACGATCTCTTCTCGTCCTGGCAAAGTCAAAGGAATGCTCAGAGCCAGTGCCATCGAAAGAGAGCCTTTGATGTTACCTAAAACCAGAACGTGCTGCCAGAGCCAGGGAATTGGACGGTCGAACCAGCGGACTCCGGCTAACAGCGGGTAGACCGAGAGAATACGTCCTACTTGATACGCTAGAACAACCAAAAGGATTGCTGGCAACATTCTCCACAGCGTCATTGGGTCGATTTCTATGCCAATTAGCAGAAAAATAAAGGTGTTGACAGCAAAACTGGCATATTCCCAGAAGCTAAACAAGGTGATTCGATCGGAGGCGGAAGTACTACGTGAAAGCCCAACATTTCCGAAAATTAGTCCCGCTACGACCACTGCCACTGCACCTGATACCCCCAAAAATTGTCCTACCTGAAAGGTGCCTAATGAAATTGCAACTGTTAGTAAAAGACTGCTAAGGGGGTTATCTAAACGAATGAATATAGGTACGCTCAAATAGCCTATAACTAACCCCAAGAAACTACCCCCCAAGGCGACAATCAGCAGTTGTTGAACTCCTGTTGAGAAGGTGAGGGAACCTGTTTCATATATTGTCAAAATTAGATTGAACGAAACTAGGGCAGCAGCATCGTTAAATAAGGTTTCTCCTTCAACAATGGTGGAAAGACGGGAGGGCACGCGAATCTCTTTAAAGACGGCAATCATTGAGACTGTATCCGTGTTTGCCAGAATGACTCCCATGAGGGACGCTGGTATCCAAGCTAGTCCAAGCCCATATTTCAATAGAACAGCAATAATTGCAGAGGAAAACACAGCCCCTGGTCCAGCCAGAAGAGCGACTGGTTTAAACGTG comes from the Chroococcidiopsis sp. SAG 2025 genome and includes:
- a CDS encoding sodium:proton antiporter; translated protein: MLWLLGQSVLAQSSPVDPQVSGDLSELATILIVLLLVATAVALVTQQLRIPYVTGLVLAGLPITELLSRRIGLDPALVLNLFLPILIFDAAINTDIRRLRNTFKPVALLAGPGAVFSSAIIAVLLKYGLGLAWIPASLMGVILANTDTVSMIAVFKEIRVPSRLSTIVEGETLFNDAAALVSFNLILTIYETGSLTFSTGVQQLLIVALGGSFLGLVIGYLSVPIFIRLDNPLSSLLLTVAISLGTFQVGQFLGVSGAVAVVVAGLIFGNVGLSRSTSASDRITLFSFWEYASFAVNTFIFLLIGIEIDPMTLWRMLPAILLVVLAYQVGRILSVYPLLAGVRWFDRPIPWLWQHVLVLGNIKGSLSMALALSIPLTLPGREEIVTLVFGAVLFSLVGQGLILPWLIKGLKLSKVSSIRQQAEKLQIQLIASKAAQDELDSLLKAGVLPRAIYEEMRAAYQVRVATSERSLRDLYNQSSGRSASEPSDRTKLDAIRRRLLLAEKGAVNDALRKRILSENLVQAYVQELNEQLLKLEDD